A section of the Engystomops pustulosus chromosome 3, aEngPut4.maternal, whole genome shotgun sequence genome encodes:
- the STON1 gene encoding stonin-1, with translation MFSANPDNWVTFDDENPFQSPQKSPMFPHENVHSPKPSQLRLSLSHERNTSISSANSTTPHTSPIIDFFLSPGPPSNSPLCTPIKDSPPTPCTPKQGLSNLSPIAERPPNYHHSSTSTSSSRDTNQTPSPYKTHNSSGHFSGFQVDHFQNDCAFSSPFWSNDTTSFSKDPGTTAESYAKEKKPEHNISENETSNNQKSLNQCSFSYVCERLEHLKIDNSKHQPACSESESPSFIPQSLFRSQRKDGWPFMLRIPEKKNMMSSRQWGPIYLKVVSGGILQMYYEKGLEKPFKEFQLHQFCRLSEPKLENLAVSDKIHTVKIENVTYVEKRKYHPKPEVVHEAEIEQMLKLGTTEYSDLMDFIVTMEEELLLLSPVSKQTKTYEEPEMLVEIVDNFWGRVTKDGRLKDKSLVCQLYCLSFINSGMECFLTLNDIELKKLNYFEKKNEKNLISILDYHFHRCVKDVEFEKNRIVKFTPLDACRFELMRFKVPCDVTELPFSLKSLAVVQGAYVELQAFLNMSSNMAGPSPGKYCENITIHFPVPAQWVKALWTVSLQRQRSLKTKMNRRACLSTGYEIESEPVIQVTIGTAKYENAYKAVVWKIDRLPDKNSSPHQPHSLSCKLELGSDQEIPRNWNPTANVQFIMPFTCVSGAEVKSMGVENDLQPHKHITQKTSYNIQVEIDRKLIPANGEDMDKSKECRTQ, from the exons ATGTTTTCAGCGAATCCTGATAACTGGGTAACTTTTGATGATGAAAATCCATTTCAGTCTCCACAAAAGTCCCCGATGTTTCCTCACGAGAATGTACATAGTCCTAAACCAAGCCAACTGAGACTAAGCCTTTCTCATGAACGGAACACGAGTATTTCTTCCGCCAACTCCaccacccctcacacatctccgatAATTGACTTCTTCTTGAGTCCTGGTCCTCCAAGCAATTCTCCTCTTTGTACCCCTATAAAGGATAGTCCACCGACACCATGTACTCCTAAGCAAGGGCTTTCTAACTTGTCCCCTATAGCTGAGAggcctccgaattaccatcattCATCAACTTCTACTTCATCATCTCGAGACACAAATCAGACTCCTTCTCCGTACAAGACTCATAATAGTTCTGGCCATTTTTCGGGTTTCCAAGTAGATCACTTTCAAAATGATTGTGCCTTCTCGAGCCCATTTTGGAGCAACGATACCACAAGTTTTTCCAAGGATCCAGGCACCACAGCCGAATCTTACGCTAAGGAAAAAAAGCCGGAACACAACATATCGGAAAATGAAACCTCTAATAACCAGAAGAGTCTCAACCAGTGCTCCTTCAGTTATGTGTGTGAAAGGCTCGAGCATTTAAAGATTGACAACTCGAAGCATCAGCCCGCCTGCTCAGAAAGTGAAAGCCCATCATTTATTCCACAAAGCCTCTTTAGAAGTCAGAGGAAAGATGGGTGGCCTTTCATGTTGAGAATACCAGAAAAAAAGAATATGATGTCTTCCAGGCAGTGGGGACCTATTTACCTGAAAGTTGTATCTGGTGGAATTCTGCAAATGTATTATGAAAAGGGCCTTGAAAAACCATTCAAAGAATTTCAGCTTCATCAATTCTGCAGACTTTCAGAACCAAAACTTGAAAACTTGGCGGTTTCAGATAAAATACACACTGTGAAGATCGAAAATGTAACTTATGTGGAAAAAAGGAAATACCATCCGAAACCTGAAGTGGTTCACGAAGCAGAAATCGAACAAATGTTAAAACTGGGAACCACTGAATATTCCGATTTGATGGACTTCATCGTAACGATGGAGGAGGAACTCTTGTTACTCTCGCCCGTTTCGAAGCAGACCAAAACTTACGAAGAACCTGAAATGTTGGTGGAGATAGTGGATAATTTTTGGGGTCGGGTTACAAAGGATGGGAGGTTAAAGGACAAGTCGTTGGTGTGCCAGTTGTATTGTCTAAGCTTTATTAATAGCGGGATGGAGTGTTTTTTAACATTGAACGACATAGAACTAAAAAAGTTAAATTATTTCGAGAAGAAAAACGAGAAAAACCTGATCAGTATTTTGGACTATCATTTCCACAGATGTGTTAAGGACGTTGAATTTGAGAAGAACCGGATAGTAAAATTTACCCCGTTGGATGCGTGCCGCTTTGAGCTCATGCGGTTTAAAGTTCCTTGTGATGTGACAGAACTTCCGTTTTCACTAAAGAGCTTGGCTGTGGTACAAGGAGCCTACGTGGAGCTCCAGGCTTTCCTAAACATGTCCAGTAATATGGCGGGGCCTTCACCAGGAAAATATTGTGAAAATATTACCATACACTTCCCAGTTCCTGCACAATGGGTAAAAGCACTTTGGACTGTAAGTCTTCAGAGGCAGAGGTCCTTGAAGACCAAGATGAACAGGAGAGCTTGTCTCAGTACTGGATATGAAATTGAATCGGAGCCAGTAATACAAGTGACTATCGGGACTGCAAAATACGAGAACGCATACAAGGCCGTTGTGTGGAAGATTGATCGACTCCCCGATAAAAATTCta GTCCTCATCAGCCACACAGTTTATCCTGTAAGCTGGAGCTGGGCTCTGACCAGGAGATACCTCGCAACTGGAATCCAACGGCCAATGTGCAGTTTATTATGCCGTTTACATGTGTCTCTGGTGCAGAGGTGAAATCAATGGGCGTCGAGAATGATCTCCAACCCCATAAACACATCACCCAGAAGACTTCCTACAACATCCAG